In Eucalyptus grandis isolate ANBG69807.140 chromosome 4, ASM1654582v1, whole genome shotgun sequence, the following proteins share a genomic window:
- the LOC104442860 gene encoding uncharacterized protein LOC104442860 — protein MKCKKHPGDLSSGAGVCASCLRERLFALMAAQAQAQARAQAQAQALAHRAAAAAAEEPRKSDAQPPPPPLVPSLRGCRASPSPSWLSFLPGRRRAQSRLSSFEEVSTVAAVDGRCGRPSRIPARGMSPALGEDSDGNTGGDRSPRGNGCSSETSLSPPWWRRTPVTPSYAPKSATRPRPGHSRNVSGFAFCLSPLVRASPSRNRRQKGCMPPEAGYSGEIGRASAKPHLATASSFGKNRSRKLADFGRAHHHNR, from the exons ATGAAGTGCAAGAAGCACCCGGGCGACCTCAGCAGCGGCGCCGGCGTCTGCGCCTCCTGCCTCCGCGAGCGCCTCTTCGCCCTCATGGCCgcccaggcccaggctcaggctCGCGCTCAGGCTCAGGCTCAGGCTCTGGCCcaccgcgccgccgccgccgccgcggagGAGCCCCGTAAATCCGACGCCcagcctcctcctccccctctcgTTCCCTCGCTCCGT GGTTGTCGCGCCTCCCCTTCGCCGTCGTGGCTTTCGTTCCTCCCGGGCCGGCGGAGAGCGCAATCGAGGCTGTCCTCCTTCGAAGAAGTCTCCACTGTCGCCGCGGTCGACGGCCGATGCGGGAGGCCCTCTCGGATCCCGGCTCGCGGGATGTCGCCGGCGCTGGGAGAGGATTCCGACGGGAACACCGGCGGCGATCGGTCGCCGCGGGGCAACGGGTGCTCCTCCGAGACGTCGTTGTCGCCGCCGTGGTGGCGGAGGACGCCGGTGACCCCCTCCTACGCCCCCAAGTCGGCGACCCGGCCGAGGCCGGGCCACTCGAGGAACGTGTCCGGGTTCGCCTTCTGCCTGAGCCCGCTGGTGAGGGCGAGCCCCAGCCGGAACCGGAGGCAGAAGGGGTGCATGCCGCCGGAGGCGGGGTACTCCGGCGAGATCGGCAGGGCGTCGGCGAAGCCGCACCTCGCCACGGCGTCGTCGTTTGGCAAGAACCGGTCGCGCAAGCTAGCGGATTTCGGGAGAGCGCACCACCACAACCGTTGA